The following nucleotide sequence is from Aneurinibacillus soli.
TCGATTGTGAGCGTTGATTGTTTGGTCTGTGGAGCATCGGGTGCTGCAGCGGCAGCGGGCGGTTTGGAAGTTGTGTCTGTCTGCGCCGGAGCCTGCTGTGTTGGTGATTTGTTCGGTTCTGCTGTATTAGATGAACAGCCTGCGAGCATACAGCTTGCGAGAAGCAAAGCACTCATACTCCCGATCCATTTTTTGTGCATCATCGTACATAATCCCTCCATATGAATTGTCGCGGTATTCATTGTATCATGTTTCCGCAAAACTCCTGTAAAAAAATAATAAACGAAATTGATAATCCTTATCATTAGTAGTATGATACAAGTAATCACATACAAGATCAGGGAGGGAAACGAGATGTCATACGTAGTTATTGGTGCGGATCGATTGGGTAATATCATAGACATGTTGGAAGAGAAACTGGACGGTAAACTTATCCATGTGTCGGGCCGCAAAAAGAAGGACCAGGCCTATGCACTGCCACAGATGGTCAAGGGGGTTATTGTATTTACAGATTTTATTAATCACAATCTGGCAAAGCGAGTGAAAGCAGATGCGAAAAAGCGAAATGTGCCCATTGTATTCGCCAAGCGCTCCGTACGTCATCTCGAATGCACGCTTGAACAAATGATGAACTGTACGAATGTGGAGTGCGACCGCGCCTGTGCTCGAAAAGACTCGTTTTAATAGGCTTCGGAGCTAACTATTCCAAGTCACAAAGCGTTTCCTCTCTCTTGGCAAGATTTTTGCTATAGAAACTAATGAGAATTGTTGTATAATATAAAAAATAGAACAAGAGAGCAGGAGGCTAGAAGATTTTAGCCAGTTCTGCTACGTGTGGGATAAAAAAGAGAGAGATAGAGACAAAGACAGGATAGCTTTGTGGAAAGAAGGTGATGCCCGATGCAAATGGGATTCGGTTTGTATCAGCAGCAGACATTAAAACTTGTAATGACACCTGAGTTGCGGCAGGCAATAACCATTCTCCAATACTCTGCAGTGGACCTGGTTGACTTTTTACAACAGCAGGCAAACGAAAATCCGGTACTTGATATTGATCGTCCGCAGGAGGCGCCAGCACCATCGGCTAACGACACCCCAACAGACATTGATTGGCGCGAATATATGCGGGCCAATGCAACGGGAGATGACACGTACTATACACGAAGCGGAGCCGGTAATCCGGATTATGATCCGTTTAACTTCATCT
It contains:
- a CDS encoding DUF2325 domain-containing protein — encoded protein: MSYVVIGADRLGNIIDMLEEKLDGKLIHVSGRKKKDQAYALPQMVKGVIVFTDFINHNLAKRVKADAKKRNVPIVFAKRSVRHLECTLEQMMNCTNVECDRACARKDSF